One window of the Trifolium pratense cultivar HEN17-A07 linkage group LG2, ARS_RC_1.1, whole genome shotgun sequence genome contains the following:
- the LOC123905520 gene encoding uncharacterized protein ECU03_1610-like: MEAVFTTNNALIRFSKPLPNVSSISLPKPSILFFASNHSDCRNAVVGTKYTSANWAYASSTKTRPGVVRAAESISEGIDNAKKVAADATEKTKETASSIADKTKEGTNSAVEAAESAGEKAKDYAVEAQDKTKEATDYVVDKTKEGVEITTDKGEDAVESAKEALKNAGEKAEGAWEATKDEAQKIKESVVGKE, translated from the exons AGCAGTGTTCACAACCAACAACGCACTCATCCGCTTCTCAAAGCCACTCCCTAACGTATCTTCAATCTCTCTTCCTAAACCTTCCATCCTCTTCTTTGCTTCCAACCATTCAGAT TGTAGAAATGCAGTAGTTGGAACAAAGTATACTTCAGCCAATTGGGCTTATGCTTCTTCAACAAAAACAAGACCGGGCGTCGTTAGAGCCGCAGAATCGATAAGCGAAGGCATAGACAACGCCAAAAAAGTCGCAGCAGATGCAACCGAGAAGACAAAGGAAACTGCAAGTTCAATCGCGGATAAAACAAAAGAAGGAACAAATAGTGCTGTAGAGGCAGCAGAGAGTGCTGGAGAGAAGGCAAAAGATTATGCTGTAGAGGCACAGGACAAAACCAAAGAAGCAACAGATTATGTTGTTGATAAGACAAAAGAAGGAGTTGAGATAACAACGGATAAGGGAGAGGATGCTGTTGAATCGGCGAAAGAGGCTCTGAAGAATGCAGGGGAGAAGGCGGAAGGAGCGTGGGAGGCGACCAAGGATGAGGCTCAGAAGATTAAGGAGTCTGTGGTTGGTAAGGAATAA